In Helicobacter bilis, a genomic segment contains:
- a CDS encoding metallophosphoesterase family protein, protein MQKFLLILCVNIIFCACSSTLPTFSYESDSTLKSSIEEKAAHAYPQAYFAVLSDTHIYDTNLGIDGEAFKEYLNNDRKMLVQSVEILESALSDIASKKPQFVLISGDLTKDGEISSHELLQKRLYALKAQGIQTYVVPGNHDINNSHARSFHGATTKQVKSAQKEDFARIYADFGYNQAIKKDPDSLSYIIEPVEGLWIFGLDSTRFRENNMKKDPIVDGKFYPQTLQWIEANLIEANREGKAVIAFFHHGILEHYTGNATFYPEYLIENFQAIAKMFAFYNVRMVFTGHFHANDISMQEFNGKVLYDIETGSLVSAPSPYRFVTLKDNKAFITTSIVKEIPSVQDFQTFATEYTKNGFEVLGKAVMNKFFVSKKDQDILAPYISNAFIAHYRGDEMPEKNQKLIPDSKELGMFGKLVLHKKRDLIINIWHDLKPQDNNIVLEFK, encoded by the coding sequence ATGCAAAAATTTCTTTTAATCCTATGTGTAAATATTATATTTTGCGCGTGTTCTTCTACCTTGCCAACTTTTTCTTATGAGAGTGATTCTACACTTAAAAGCAGCATAGAAGAAAAGGCAGCCCACGCATATCCACAAGCCTATTTTGCGGTATTAAGCGATACGCATATCTATGATACAAATCTTGGAATAGATGGCGAGGCTTTCAAGGAATATCTCAATAATGATAGAAAAATGCTAGTCCAAAGTGTAGAGATTCTAGAATCTGCCCTAAGTGATATTGCCTCAAAAAAGCCACAATTTGTGCTAATTTCAGGGGATTTAACAAAAGATGGCGAGATAAGCTCACATGAATTATTACAAAAGCGTTTATACGCATTAAAAGCACAAGGCATTCAAACCTATGTAGTCCCGGGCAATCATGATATAAATAACTCTCATGCAAGAAGCTTTCATGGTGCTACAACAAAGCAAGTAAAGTCCGCCCAAAAAGAAGACTTTGCTAGAATCTATGCGGATTTTGGCTACAATCAAGCGATAAAAAAAGATCCAGATTCTCTAAGCTATATTATAGAGCCAGTGGAGGGCTTATGGATTTTTGGGCTTGATAGCACGAGATTCCGTGAAAATAACATGAAAAAAGATCCTATTGTAGATGGGAAATTCTATCCGCAAACGCTACAATGGATTGAAGCAAACTTAATTGAGGCAAATAGAGAGGGAAAAGCAGTCATTGCCTTTTTTCATCACGGAATATTAGAGCATTATACAGGTAATGCGACCTTTTACCCCGAATATTTGATAGAAAATTTTCAAGCGATAGCAAAAATGTTTGCTTTCTATAATGTCCGCATGGTTTTCACGGGACATTTTCATGCGAATGATATAAGTATGCAAGAGTTTAATGGCAAGGTGCTATATGATATTGAGACAGGCTCACTTGTATCCGCACCCTCGCCTTATCGCTTTGTAACACTAAAGGATAATAAGGCTTTTATCACAACCTCTATTGTAAAAGAGATTCCAAGTGTGCAAGACTTTCAAACATTTGCCACAGAATATACAAAAAATGGCTTTGAAGTGCTTGGCAAAGCGGTTATGAATAAATTCTTTGTAAGCAAAAAAGACCAAGATATACTAGCACCTTATATCAGCAATGCCTTTATCGCTCATTACAGGGGCGATGAGATGCCAGAAAAAAATCAAAAGCTTATCCCAGATTCTAAAGAGTTAGGTATGTTTGGCAAACTCGTGCTACATAAAAAGAGAGATTTGATTATAAATATTTGGCATGACTTAAAACCGCAAGATAATAATATTGTTTTGGAATTTAAATAA
- the queC gene encoding 7-cyano-7-deazaguanine synthase QueC produces MRLVLFSGGVDSTTALFWSKKECDTHALIFKYPSLHNKREIDSAVRICKNENISYTLLDMSSVFVGFKSALLQNSSESVPQDSYNLESMAKLVVPFRNGIFLSVAAGLAESLGYKEIVLANHAGDHPLYPDCTQSFIDSMNESIMQGSGGAVKLCSPFCNWDKKEIVKLGLSLGVDYTKTYSCYRGGEKHCNTCPTCIESNESFLANGIVIER; encoded by the coding sequence ATGCGATTAGTATTATTTAGCGGTGGAGTAGATAGCACCACAGCATTATTTTGGAGTAAAAAAGAGTGTGATACACATGCCTTAATCTTTAAATATCCAAGTTTGCATAATAAAAGAGAGATAGATTCTGCTGTGCGGATATGTAAAAATGAAAATATATCCTACACACTTTTAGATATGAGTAGCGTATTTGTGGGCTTTAAGAGTGCCTTGCTGCAAAATAGCAGTGAGAGCGTTCCACAAGATTCTTATAATCTAGAATCTATGGCAAAACTTGTTGTGCCTTTTAGAAATGGGATCTTTCTTAGTGTTGCGGCTGGACTTGCAGAATCTCTTGGCTATAAAGAGATTGTATTAGCAAATCATGCAGGAGATCATCCACTCTATCCAGACTGCACACAATCTTTTATAGATTCTATGAATGAGAGTATTATGCAAGGAAGTGGTGGTGCAGTTAAGCTTTGTAGTCCATTTTGTAATTGGGATAAAAAAGAGATAGTAAAGCTTGGTTTAAGTTTGGGTGTTGATTATACAAAGACATATAGTTGTTACAGGGGTGGTGAGAAGCATTGTAATACATGTCCTACTTGTATAGAATCTAATGAGAGTTTTTTAGCAAATGGTATTGTTATAGAGAGATAG